In the Pectinatus sottacetonis genome, CATCTCAATTTTCTGCCGCAGATCACCGGCAGCTATCTTCTGCGCAGCTGTCATTAATTTTTTCAATGGATTAATAATACCCGCCGCTACTTTAAAAGCAATAAAAACACTGATAAGGGCAAAAATCAATATCAGCATAAGTGTAATTCCTATATTATAAAAAAGGGTATGATAAAGATCGGACATTGGCTGATAGGTAATTACTCCCCAATTGTAGCCTTTTACCGGTATATAGGTGATTATACTTTTCTGTTTATTCGATGATACATCGGTTATATTACCAGCCTGTCCTTTCATAACAGAAGCTACATAACTGAGGCCTGACAAATTCATTTTCTTTTCTATGGCACTTTTATCGGGATGAGCGAGTACATTCCCATTTTCATCTACAATATCTACATAACCAGAAGTCCCAAAATGAATATTATCCGCTATTTCCCACAGCGTTTTAAGTGAAATATCCGATGCCACTACTCCTACAATATTACCACTAGCGTTTTTCACCGGTGTAGATATCGTAACGCAAAGGGCTTTCGTTGAGGCAGAGATATACGCCGGTGTAATAAATGTATTTCCTGCCATCGCTTTTTTAAAATAAGGACGATCTGCACGATTTGCAATTTTACCACTGGAACGGGCAATTTGCTCTCCAGCAGTATCAAGTACCGCAATAAGTTCTATCTGCGGATTTTTATTTTTAATATTTATAAGTGCCTGCTGCATATTGTCTGCATTCATCGATTCCACTGCTGGCATAGCAGCGATACTTTCATTAATACCTTTATTCGTATTAAGAATTCGCTGTATTTCCACTGCTACTTCCTTATTAAGCTGGGAATCTGACTGTAATACATTTTGTTTCATATTATTCATTGTCGTAACGCTGTTAATAACTGAAAGAACAATTAACGGGATACATGCAAATAGTACCATTAAAGCAACTAACTTTCTCTTTAAGCTATCTTTCATATAATCTACTCCTTATATATATTTATTCATGTTATATTAAAATAAATAGAGTCTAATTTAATATAACATGAATATTTATAAAGCTATAAACCTCCTTAATAATATTTTCTCTAATAATGCCAATATATATATTACTAGTTTTCTTTTGCATAGGCAAGTATTAGTAAAATCATTTCATGCATCTTTAACTTATTATTAATAATTAATATTTCATAAAAGCTTATAAATAATTGTCTTCATTTATATAAACTACAACAAAAACATTTTATTATAATTTTGTCATAGTTTTGCCATAACTTTATATGATACTAATATAAAGCTATTTAAATTCTCTGCTATTACATAATATTTGCTTGTATTGTGCTAATTAATATAAACTACTAAAATTATTTCATCATTTTAATCTCATAAAAAGAAAGGACACTTGCCATGAAACAGAATCATTTGCTTATTTTACCACTTCTTTTGTTTGCCACAGTATTTTTTTATAGTCCTTCCGGCTACTGTCAAAGTCTTTCCATACAGGAAGCCGTTAAAATGGCTTTGCAAAATAATCTCGATATAAAAATAGCTGCCAGAAAAGAAGACCAGGCTCTTGCTGAATTATCAGGAACCAAATCACAATACGGGGTAACTATATCTTTGGGAAGTAATTTTTCCATATCTGACGGTATTACGGATGGTATACAAAAAGAATTTGAAAGAGATAATACCACCAGTTTATCAGCTAATTATCCTTTGTATTCTGCCGGAAAAGATAAAATCAATACAAACATTAAAGAACAAGCTTTACATCAAAGCAAACTAAATACTATACGCACTGCTGAAAATATAAAAAATGATACTATCAAGGCTTATTATGATGTTTTAGAAGCACAAAAAACTGTTGATGTAGATAAGGAATCTGTTGATAATTACCAGAAACATTTAAATAATGTAAATCAATTATATAGTGCCGGCAGTGTTCCCAAATCCGATCTACTTCGTTCCCAAGTGGCTTTATCTAATGCCACTCAGACCTTGATAAAAGCAAAAAACACTTATAATATTGATATAATAACATTAAAAAATATTATAAAAATGAATCGTGACGAACCACTCTTACTCACCGATGATTTTAAATATACAGTTTTCAATAAAGCTCTGCCATACTGCCTGGAATATGCTACTATCCATCGAAATGATCTGAAGGAAGCAAAAATAGATTACCTTATCGCCCAAAAGAATATAGATCTGTCCAAGGCAGATTATAAACCTACAGTAAGTGCTTCTGTAAGCACGGGCTGGAGTAAACAAGTCATGCCTAGTGAAAACGACCACGATTATACAGTAGGAATTTCAGCTGACTGGAATGTTTTTGACAATGGACTAACTAAAGCTAATATAAAGGCTTCCGAAGCAGAATTAGAACAAGCACAGCTTACACTCCAGCAAAAAAATGACTCTATAGATTTAGAAGTACGCCAAGCATACTTTAATATGCGTGAGGCAGAAAAAAGATTCAAATCCACTCAGACTACTATTGCCCAGGCAGAAGAAGATCTATTTATCGCCCAGGAAAAATATAAAGTTGGTGCTGGTATTATCCTGGATATAATCGATGCCCAGCTCGCTTTGTCAACGGCAAGACTGAATCACATAAGTGCCCAATATGATTATGCCCGCTATAAAACTGAACTCCAAAACAGTATGGGTATGAATAAGGAGGATATTTAACAATAAATGAAACATATATCTATAAAACATATATCTATGAAAAGTATTGCTATAATAGTAGCCTTATTATTAGCTGTCAGTTTTATCAGCTATAAATACTGGCAAACCCATAAAACAAAACCTTCTGATTTAACGCAAAATGTATATATTATAAAACCAATGAACCTAAAATCTACGGTATCAGCTACAGGTACTATAAAACCAGTAGAAGCTGTCGAAGTAAGCTCAAAAATAACCGCACGCATAAAAAGTGTTCTCGTAAAAGAAAACCAGCAGGTAAAAGCCGGACAAACAGTTGCCATTCTTGATGGCAAGGATTTAAAAAATGAAAATATTAAAGCACAGGAAACAGTAGACAATACTTTATCAAAATATAACCGCATGAAATATTTATATTCTATAGGAGCAAAATCAAAGGAAGATTTAGAAGATGCCGAATATAACTATGAAACAGCAAAAAGTGATCTAGAAGTTACTAAATCTGATTTAGATGAAACTGTTATCACTTCCCCTATAAACGGAATAGTAGTTGGTGAACCTAAAACATCTGGTACTATGGCCGTACAAGGAACAAGTAATCCCACTGTTATAATGCGCATAGCTGATCTAGCTCAAAAACAAATTCTAACCAAGGTCGATGAAACTGATATTGGTAACATAAAAATAGGTCAAACAGCTGTTTTTACTGTTGATGCTTATACAAATAAAAAATTCACAGGAAAAGTAACAAAAATTTCCCAAACGGATGTCAATAACAGCTGGGATACATCATCAAGTGACTCATCTTCATCATCCTCGTCATCTTCATCATCTTCCTCTTCATCTTCAGTGATATATTACTATGTAACAATTAATATAGATGATACTTCGAGCCTGTTGAAACCCGGTATGACTGCTCGTGTCGAAATAAATACTGCAAACAAAACCAATGTTCTAGCTGTACCCCTTTCAGCCTTGCATACTAATACTAACGGTTCCTATGTTATTGTTATTAACAATAACGGTAAAACAGA is a window encoding:
- a CDS encoding TolC family protein, which gives rise to MKQNHLLILPLLLFATVFFYSPSGYCQSLSIQEAVKMALQNNLDIKIAARKEDQALAELSGTKSQYGVTISLGSNFSISDGITDGIQKEFERDNTTSLSANYPLYSAGKDKINTNIKEQALHQSKLNTIRTAENIKNDTIKAYYDVLEAQKTVDVDKESVDNYQKHLNNVNQLYSAGSVPKSDLLRSQVALSNATQTLIKAKNTYNIDIITLKNIIKMNRDEPLLLTDDFKYTVFNKALPYCLEYATIHRNDLKEAKIDYLIAQKNIDLSKADYKPTVSASVSTGWSKQVMPSENDHDYTVGISADWNVFDNGLTKANIKASEAELEQAQLTLQQKNDSIDLEVRQAYFNMREAEKRFKSTQTTIAQAEEDLFIAQEKYKVGAGIILDIIDAQLALSTARLNHISAQYDYARYKTELQNSMGMNKEDI
- a CDS encoding efflux RND transporter periplasmic adaptor subunit, which encodes MKSIAIIVALLLAVSFISYKYWQTHKTKPSDLTQNVYIIKPMNLKSTVSATGTIKPVEAVEVSSKITARIKSVLVKENQQVKAGQTVAILDGKDLKNENIKAQETVDNTLSKYNRMKYLYSIGAKSKEDLEDAEYNYETAKSDLEVTKSDLDETVITSPINGIVVGEPKTSGTMAVQGTSNPTVIMRIADLAQKQILTKVDETDIGNIKIGQTAVFTVDAYTNKKFTGKVTKISQTDVNNSWDTSSSDSSSSSSSSSSSSSSSSVIYYYVTINIDDTSSLLKPGMTARVEINTANKTNVLAVPLSALHTNTNGSYVIVINNNGKTENRPVKTGIYSDDYVEITSGVNAGEKISTAYTAKASSTTSSNKNTGGPPPF